One genomic segment of Bacteroidota bacterium includes these proteins:
- a CDS encoding cytochrome c family protein, whose protein sequence is MKRVISAIIVLSFLVSGFVLAQNKFVGAKTCAPCHKGEKKGLMMEIWEKSSHAQAYKTLESEASQKIAKDKGLKKAANESPECLECHVTATKADAKLLDKGYNKAEGVSCESCHGAGSAYKTMAIMKDAKKAIEAGLTEYKDEKAIEAYCVTCHNEKSPTYKEFKFKEAWAKIAHSLPKK, encoded by the coding sequence ATGAAGAGAGTAATCAGCGCAATTATTGTTCTTTCGTTCTTAGTCAGTGGTTTTGTTTTAGCACAAAACAAGTTTGTAGGTGCAAAGACCTGCGCCCCCTGCCATAAAGGCGAAAAAAAGGGTTTGATGATGGAGATTTGGGAAAAAAGTAGCCACGCCCAAGCATATAAAACCTTAGAATCAGAAGCATCACAAAAAATAGCAAAAGACAAGGGACTCAAAAAAGCAGCTAATGAAAGTCCAGAATGTCTCGAATGCCATGTTACAGCCACAAAAGCTGATGCAAAATTATTGGATAAAGGATATAACAAAGCCGAGGGTGTTAGTTGCGAATCGTGCCACGGTGCCGGCTCAGCTTATAAAACAATGGCTATAATGAAAGATGCTAAAAAAGCCATCGAAGCGGGTCTGACAGAATACAAAGACGAAAAAGCAATCGAAGCTTATTGCGTTACTTGCCATAACGAAAAGAGTCCAACTTACAAAGAATTTAAATTCAAAGAAGCATGGGCAAAAATTGCTCACTCACTTCCAAAGAAGTAA
- a CDS encoding serpin family protein, with translation MNKIYGKLNLLLMFLLIISCSHALTQNKGNEPPRQLNEKETALVNSVNSFSFKILNQVNKTELNKNVFISPLSISYALGMTLNGASGNTFDSIKNTLNFSTLSPDEINQNYQSLMGLLIDLDPNVIFKIANSIWHRNDLPVEKDFIDVNKKYFNALVSGLDFRETNAAQIINTWVDQNTNGKIKSIVPDPIPDLVVMYLINAIYFKGNWTYKFDPNQTKDNKFTLPDGSQKTCKMMNISGDFKYYEDEQLQMIDLPYGDNKFSMTIALPKENKNIDQFVNEITEIKWHSWIQNLRIKEGDLFLPKYKIEFKKSLNDVLRAMGMEIAFDYRRANFTNISKVGDLHITNVLHKTFVDVNEEGTEAAAVTSVEIGVTSIRESFVMRVDRPFFFVIRDNHSNSLLFMGKIVEPML, from the coding sequence ATGAATAAAATATATGGCAAATTAAATTTATTGTTGATGTTTTTGCTGATTATTAGTTGTTCTCACGCCCTAACACAAAACAAAGGCAATGAACCACCACGCCAACTGAACGAGAAGGAAACTGCACTTGTTAATTCGGTGAACAGCTTTAGTTTTAAAATCCTAAATCAAGTAAACAAAACTGAACTTAACAAAAATGTTTTTATCTCGCCATTGAGTATTTCGTATGCACTTGGAATGACATTAAACGGTGCGTCGGGAAACACTTTTGATTCGATAAAAAACACACTCAATTTTTCGACCCTATCTCCGGATGAAATAAACCAGAATTATCAAAGCTTGATGGGGTTACTCATCGATCTTGATCCAAATGTTATTTTCAAAATCGCTAATTCGATATGGCATCGTAACGACCTTCCTGTTGAAAAAGATTTCATAGATGTTAATAAAAAATATTTTAATGCTCTAGTTTCTGGTTTGGATTTTCGTGAAACGAATGCGGCACAGATAATCAACACATGGGTCGATCAGAATACAAATGGTAAAATTAAATCGATAGTCCCTGACCCCATTCCTGATTTAGTAGTAATGTATCTGATTAATGCAATCTATTTTAAAGGTAATTGGACTTATAAATTCGATCCTAATCAAACTAAAGATAATAAATTCACACTGCCTGATGGTTCACAGAAAACTTGTAAGATGATGAACATATCGGGCGATTTCAAATATTATGAAGACGAACAATTACAGATGATTGATTTGCCTTACGGTGATAATAAATTCAGTATGACTATCGCCTTACCCAAAGAAAATAAAAATATCGATCAGTTTGTGAATGAGATAACTGAGATTAAATGGCATAGTTGGATACAAAATCTTAGAATAAAAGAAGGCGACCTTTTCTTGCCAAAATATAAAATTGAATTTAAAAAATCTTTGAACGATGTCCTTCGGGCTATGGGAATGGAGATAGCGTTTGATTATAGGCGTGCCAATTTTACTAATATCAGTAAAGTTGGAGATTTACATATCACAAATGTTTTGCACAAAACTTTTGTCGATGTGAACGAAGAAGGTACAGAGGCAGCCGCAGTAACATCTGTGGAAATCGGAGTTACAAGCATTCGAGAAAGCTTTGTTATGCGCGTTGACCGTCCGTTTTTCTTTGTAATCCGGGATAATCATTCTAATAGTTTGTTATTTATGGGAAAAATTGTTGAGCCGATGTTGTAA
- a CDS encoding TolC family protein: MKLLFFLTINLCVTFVLFAQNQTDSLLKSVSKNNKAIIANQHFSDAKKLSYRTGLYPKNPEVEYNYLWGSPKDIGNQIEFNITQSFDFPMVYYYKKQIANQQSAKTGYEQKYFTNDILLQAKLVCYEHIYLNKRAIELTQRLHNAEKYFQLYQQKFNSGDVSVVDLNKAKLNLLFAQNELRFNETERNNILQELKELTGGEDFDFTETSYPSPKELPTYDTVSKTFKQSNPLLRFFESDVLINKLQLKEVKANWLPKFEFGYRSEKVLHQSLQGFHLGITIPLWEGTNTIQHQKLNTIYSASSLEAYKIKSETELGKLYNRALVLKQVLDDTENILKTSNNREVINQLLEVGQISFVEYLLEKSYSYKIIDDYLQTEKEYNISVAKLLRYENKY, encoded by the coding sequence ATGAAACTGCTATTTTTTTTAACGATCAATCTTTGTGTAACTTTTGTTTTGTTTGCACAAAACCAAACCGATAGTTTATTAAAATCGGTTTCAAAAAATAATAAAGCAATTATTGCAAATCAACATTTTAGTGATGCAAAAAAACTTTCGTATCGCACGGGATTATATCCGAAAAATCCTGAAGTTGAATACAACTATCTGTGGGGGAGCCCGAAAGACATAGGTAATCAGATTGAATTTAACATTACACAATCGTTCGATTTTCCTATGGTTTATTATTACAAAAAACAAATAGCAAATCAACAAAGTGCAAAAACCGGGTACGAACAAAAATATTTCACGAACGATATTCTGCTCCAAGCTAAACTTGTTTGTTATGAGCATATCTATCTGAACAAACGTGCAATCGAGTTAACTCAACGATTACATAATGCTGAAAAATATTTTCAATTATACCAACAAAAATTTAACAGCGGCGATGTGAGCGTTGTTGACCTGAATAAGGCAAAATTGAATTTATTGTTTGCTCAAAACGAGCTTCGGTTTAATGAAACAGAAAGAAATAATATTCTACAGGAATTAAAAGAATTAACCGGTGGAGAGGACTTTGATTTTACCGAAACATCATATCCGTCTCCCAAAGAATTACCTACTTATGATACAGTTTCAAAAACATTCAAACAAAGCAATCCTTTATTAAGATTCTTTGAAAGTGATGTTTTAATAAATAAACTGCAACTCAAAGAAGTAAAGGCGAATTGGTTACCGAAGTTCGAGTTCGGTTATCGTTCAGAAAAAGTATTGCATCAGAGTTTACAAGGATTTCATTTAGGAATTACAATTCCGTTGTGGGAAGGGACAAATACTATTCAACATCAAAAACTAAATACAATATACAGCGCAAGCAGTTTGGAAGCGTATAAAATTAAATCAGAAACTGAACTCGGGAAATTATACAACAGGGCTCTTGTCTTGAAGCAGGTGTTGGATGATACTGAAAACATTTTAAAAACTTCAAACAATCGAGAAGTAATAAACCAGTTGCTTGAGGTCGGGCAGATATCATTTGTTGAATATTTACTAGAGAAATCGTATTCCTACAAAATAATCGACGACTATCTTCAAACAGAAAAAGAATACAATATTTCAGTTGCCAAACTTTTACGTTATGAAAATAAATATTGA